One Mus pahari chromosome 10, PAHARI_EIJ_v1.1, whole genome shotgun sequence genomic window, GTCTTGATGATCTTGAATGACTCAGATAATTCTTTCTTATAGGTTTCTTAAAACTTTGCATCTAAGATCAACTCATTTATATGTAAAGATGGTTTTATTCATTACTGTCCAATTAAGATGACTATTCTTTCTACTATAAGTGTGCACCATATATAAGTTATATTGTTACTACTTGTAGAAAGTCTTTCATCCATTGACACAATtggttatgtgtgtttgtgttatgtgtgcatttgtgtgtatgtatgtatgtatgtatgtatgtatgtatgtatgtatgttacatTGATTATGACATAGGGAAGTAGTTTCTCTGTACATAGACTGAGATAATTACAAATTAGGCTTAAAAAGTCCTTGgaaattttcattaaaaccaTCAGATATTTTTTTGGTTGTTCATGAAATGGATACTAATGTATTCTCATAGTTTAGATCATGAATAGGAATAggtatttcttatatttatctaCTTCCAAGTATTATATTTTTTACCTCTCCTGTCTTGACTGATGAGATACACATCAAATTAAATATACATGACTGAAACTGCTTGACCTTGGTTTCACACTTCCATATGTGATAGGACAGGAGATACCGGTGttaactttttcttcctttcccaaagAGAATTTGAGAGGAAATGATAGCAGGAAACCACTCCATGGTGACTGAGTTTATCCTCGCTGGATTAACACGCACACCAGAACTGCagctgcctctcttcttcctcttccttggaaTCTATGCAGTAACGATGGTGGGGAACCTGGGCATGATCACTCTGATTCTGATCAGCTCCcacctgcacacacccatgtatttcttcctcagCAGCCTGTCCTTCATTGACCTCTGCCATTCAACTGTCATTACCCCCAAAATGCTGGTGAACTTTGTGACAGTGAAGAACATCATCTCCTACCCTGAATGTATGACTCAGCTctatttctttctggtttttgttatATCAGAGTGTCACATGCTGGCAGCTATGGCATATGACCGCTACGTTGCCATCTGTAACCCCTTGCTATACAATGCTATGATGTCCTATCAAGTCTGCACCTGGATGATATTTGGGGTATATAGCATGGGTTTTATTGGTGCCACAGCTCACACAGTATGCATGCTAAGAGTCCATTTCTGTAAGGTTGATGTAATAAATCATTACTTCTGTGATCTTTTCCCATTATTGGAACTTTCTTGCtcccccactcttatcaatgaaGTAGTTGTTCTATGTTTTAGTGCTTTCAATATCCTTTTCCCCACACTGAGTATCCTGAGCTCTTATATCTTCATCATTGCCAGCATCCTCCGTATTAAATCCACTGAAGGCAGGTCCAAAGCCTTCAGCACCTGCAGCTCACACATATCAGctgttgctgttttctttggTTCTGCTGCATTTATGTACCTGCAGCCATCATCAGTCAGCTCCATGGATCAAGGGAAAGTGTCCTCTGTATTTTATACCATTGTTGTGCCCATGCTAAACCCCTTGATCTACAGCCTGAGAAATAAGGATGTCAAGGTTGCACTAACAAAATTTTATGAGAAAagtttttcatgaaaatattttttctatccAAAAATTTCAtggacttctttatttcttttagtatAGCTTTAAAGAATCACATAGGCcaagttatttcctttttattttgtgtcatgCTTCAGATTATGGGTTTTtataatttctgatttttctagGCTTTAATGCTTGTAATACAGTTGTATGAAGAAAACaatgtacatatgtttatattttaggaaattcTGTGTCGTtagtatttcaaatgaatttttttcagaaaatcttTGATATGAATTGTCTTTCCCCATATTCCCTTGTTTATCAAATTCTCCCATCTCCCAAACCATTTAAGCTGTTCTATTCCGttattctgctttcttcctttatgtCACCAAGTTCTGTCTTCACTACCTTAAATGGTTCTTCTTCCTATCATCCATACCTGTTCCAGGGAACCTTTGAAGAACAGCAGGTaagaagactgtaagagccagcagTGGTGGGTGACTATACTGTCTGCCAGAAACAATAGGGCATTTGGGACATCATCCAAAAGACCTGCACAATCTCAAGCGAGACAAAATCACAACATGAAGAGGAAGGATGTTCAAATGTCCTGGCAGTACCTGAGGAGTTACTGGTagttgatagctgctgggagagggagagttagCTTTATTTAAGGCTCTGATCCCCGGTATCTCTAAGACCCTTCAGTGAATGACTGTACACCTAAAATTATACAAGTGATACAAATGAGACTccatgttatgtttttttttaatgagaacacAAACTTGGATGAATATTAAATGGGGAAAGATGATCTTGGATAAGAAGGGGTAAGAGGATGAaggtgatcaaaatacattgaatgaaattatcaaataattaataaaaattaaaaatggaaagaaacaaacaaacatctgccTAACATAATGTTTCACCTACCCCACATGTTATAGTGTGCAGAGTCACAGGAATGGATTTACTCATCACCATTGGACCTGATTATCCCACATCTAAAACATCATCTGTCTGATCAGAGGTGCAAACCATTGCAGACTTTATCATCATTAAAACCCAGAGCCTGGTAATGCCAGTGCAATGTCAGCTTATTTCATCTTTGGAGGTCAGAGACTTTTTTCCTGTGCTAATAATATCTTATATTCACAATTGATTTTCTTATAATACAAAgttccatgtgtatgtttatcCACCCTCAGATGCACatgtatattatgttatatatgtatgtaaatgtaaaatgtgtaaatataaaTGTAGATCTTTATTGTTTGAATCTGCTTTGTAaggtttatgtatatgtatattgtattttCCTGTTATAGGAGCAAAATAGcatccaacattttttttttatattcatggGTACTGAGAGAACAAATATTCTGGGTTCAAACCCTATCTTAGAGGACCTGACCTAAGGTGGAAGTCAAGTTAGCTatcaggctggtacctagcaccagtttccaggccaCCTTCTATTAAGGCCTgcatctagcaccagtttccaggttattccccaataAATCTCCACCTCCAGGTTACAAACCTGCCCatgacacttcacttcctaacaaccaccagtcagaaggaaagcagaaattaAGATTATGAATTAGCTCCCAGCACCATcaaattatgttaaaggccataaagCCCCCACTCCAATCAGATGTGTACCAGGCTAGATACCCCCTTCTttcctctataaatgcttgcctgaaactggGCTTGGGGCCTTCTCCCATTGTCCTTCATCAGAAATGGTGGTTTGGCCCAAGCTCAAGCTTGAGTACAAGAGACCCTAATACAATTGCATCAGATttagctccttggtggtcttttgggggttCATGAACATCTCCTGGCACAACAGTACTAGATAGGGAAAAACTGTGCATTTTATTACCAGTTATAATTTTATTCGttgaatatataaatgttataagAAAATACATGTTTGAAATATCCTTGATAATTTTGAGGACTGGCAGacaataaaatgattaaatattagCATATCTGTAAGATaggttcaaaaataaaaaaaaagaattctaccGCAAATGAGAGATACTAAAAATCCTGAAGAAGAGCTACTGCCATAGCTAGTGGAGTTCTAATGGTCCTAGGAGTCAGATGAATGGTGTGTCTAGAGTCACTAtctgagaacagaacagaataagTTAATGAATTTAATTTCTAATCTGTCCAGTGTGTATTTAAAAGCACAATGCAGTTTCATCCACAGCAAAACAGAATTCCTAGCTGGATTCTAAAATGTTCTCAAagccacagataaatgtagcccCTAATTCTCACCAAAGATGATTCTCTTTGTAACAAAGACTGTTAGAGAAAAAAACAACGGGTAGTCATCATACATACAGCAATTGCTCCTAAAGAgtcctttgcctacagagccctTCTACAAAGACTAGAAAATGTCTCCCTCTGAATCATATATAAGAATCATGTGGGGTCTCTGAGCTGTG contains:
- the LOC110327708 gene encoding olfactory receptor 150-like, whose translation is MIAGNHSMVTEFILAGLTRTPELQLPLFFLFLGIYAVTMVGNLGMITLILISSHLHTPMYFFLSSLSFIDLCHSTVITPKMLVNFVTVKNIISYPECMTQLYFFLVFVISECHMLAAMAYDRYVAICNPLLYNAMMSYQVCTWMIFGVYSMGFIGATAHTVCMLRVHFCKVDVINHYFCDLFPLLELSCSPTLINEVVVLCFSAFNILFPTLSILSSYIFIIASILRIKSTEGRSKAFSTCSSHISAVAVFFGSAAFMYLQPSSVSSMDQGKVSSVFYTIVVPMLNPLIYSLRNKDVKVALTKFYEKSFS